One genomic window of Tenacibaculum tangerinum includes the following:
- a CDS encoding TolC family protein, with protein sequence MKSQLKYFILIIFYLSTISMFCQKKWTLESCIEHAKQHNIDVIKQKIQTEVLNSDIKIAKGNYLPDANFNASQNFSLGNSFNVSTGVGQRESSSNSFSLSSSLNIFNGFKNRHTLQKSKLSKEKSEADVDRIEFDLTLNITNKYLQILFNKELLKVAEEQVKISNQNYNRLKRLYDNALIGKRELLEIESTLASDTKEKEVMKNKVKNSLIELRELLDIKQIESFDIEEITIDNLLSVPNKITKNIIENNPQIIFSKLAIELQSKEIQLSKVNFYPRVNLNYSYGSNYFHILGQEDVVFNQETGQNEANGFWVQLNNNRTHFIGISASIPIFNRFLTKENYKKTQEELKTLEAELENNRQILRNKIEIATNDMETAKVSLDASKIATDTQNKAFEILQKQYKNGNVGIYEFLEGKSKYIRNASEYIKSKYEYYFKSKVLGYYFNQ encoded by the coding sequence ATGAAAAGTCAACTTAAATATTTTATACTTATAATTTTTTATCTTTCAACTATAAGTATGTTTTGCCAAAAAAAATGGACTTTAGAAAGTTGTATTGAACATGCAAAGCAACACAACATCGATGTAATAAAACAAAAAATACAAACCGAAGTATTAAATAGTGATATTAAAATTGCTAAAGGAAATTATTTGCCAGATGCAAATTTTAATGCTTCGCAAAACTTTTCTCTGGGTAATTCATTTAATGTTTCTACTGGAGTAGGACAAAGGGAAAGTAGTTCAAACAGTTTTAGTTTATCATCTTCCTTGAATATTTTTAATGGCTTTAAAAATAGGCATACACTTCAAAAGTCTAAACTGTCTAAAGAAAAATCTGAAGCGGATGTAGATAGGATAGAGTTTGATTTAACTTTGAACATAACTAACAAGTACTTACAAATCTTATTCAATAAAGAGCTTCTTAAAGTTGCTGAAGAGCAAGTAAAAATAAGTAATCAGAACTATAACCGCCTAAAAAGACTATATGATAATGCGCTTATTGGAAAAAGAGAGCTACTTGAAATTGAATCTACCTTAGCCTCTGATACTAAAGAAAAGGAAGTAATGAAGAATAAGGTTAAAAACAGTTTAATTGAATTACGGGAATTGTTAGATATCAAACAAATTGAAAGTTTTGATATAGAAGAAATAACGATTGATAATTTGCTGTCAGTTCCTAATAAAATCACAAAAAATATTATAGAAAACAATCCACAAATAATCTTTTCAAAATTAGCTATTGAACTTCAAAGTAAAGAAATTCAGCTTTCTAAAGTTAATTTTTATCCTAGGGTCAACCTAAATTATTCATACGGCAGTAATTATTTTCATATTTTAGGACAAGAAGATGTTGTTTTTAATCAGGAAACAGGGCAAAATGAGGCTAATGGCTTTTGGGTACAGTTGAATAACAATAGAACTCATTTTATTGGTATCTCAGCTTCCATACCAATTTTTAATAGGTTTCTGACGAAGGAGAATTATAAAAAAACTCAAGAGGAATTAAAGACTCTAGAAGCAGAACTAGAAAATAATAGACAAATTTTACGAAATAAAATTGAAATAGCGACTAATGATATGGAAACTGCTAAAGTTTCATTAGATGCATCAAAAATAGCCACGGACACACAAAATAAAGCTTTTGAAATATTACAAAAACAGTATAAAAATGGGAACGTTGGGATTTATGAGTTCTTAGAAGGTAAAAGTAAATATATTAGAAATGCTTCTGAGTATATAAAATCAAAGTACGAATATTATTTTAAATCAAAAGTGTTAGGATATTATTTTAATCAATAA
- the topA gene encoding type I DNA topoisomerase: MAKNLVIVESPAKAKTIEKFLGKDFQVESSFGHIADLPSKELGVNVEGDFKPKYVVSTDKKAVVKKLKDLAKKADVVWLASDEDREGEAIAWHLAEQLKLKEENTKRIVFNSITKNAILKAIENPRTINYNLVDAQQARRVLDRIVGYELSPVLWRKVKPGLSAGRVQSVAVRLIVEREREIESFTPEASYRVDAEFVNEEGKKFKAKLAKNFSTKKEAEAFLNSCLHAEFSVADLQKKPAKKSPAPPFTTSTLQQEASRKLGFPVAKTMLVAQRLYEAGLITYMRTDSVNLSNDAKNAAQAEIIASYGEEYSKPRNYATKSKGAQEAHEAIRPTNMEQHEITGEYDQTRLYSLIWKRTLASQMSEAQLERTVVKIDNDKNKKQFTANGEVITFEGFLKVYLEGTDNEEEEQAGMLPKMEVKERLVNELITATERYTRPPARYTEASLVKQLEELGIGRPSTYAPTISTIQRREYVEKGTVEGNERAYTQLSLANQAVSEQTLTERVGSEKGKLVPTDIGNIVNDFLVENFDAILDYGFTARVENDFDEIAEGKEDWTAMIKDFYNNFHVVVEDVAENADRAKGERLLGVDPESGKNVYVRLGRYGAMVQIGEATDEEKPRFASLQANQTMNSITYEEAMDLFKLPKVVGEYEGKEVVVANGRFGPYIKFDGKYVSLDKDENPMSVDMERAIELIEAKRKADAPIGNYEGMPIQKGVGRFGPYIKWNSIFINVNKKYDFDNLSQADLEELIEDKKQKEREKLIHNFEEVGIRVEKARWGRFNVIKGKVKVELPKTTEIEKLTQEEAVKMIEAKSPKKKATRKKAAKKNKEALIKKIV, from the coding sequence ATGGCAAAAAATTTAGTAATCGTTGAGTCACCTGCTAAAGCAAAAACGATAGAAAAGTTCTTAGGAAAAGACTTTCAAGTAGAATCGAGTTTTGGACATATTGCAGACTTACCATCCAAAGAGCTAGGAGTTAATGTTGAAGGAGACTTTAAGCCAAAATATGTGGTTTCAACCGATAAAAAAGCGGTGGTAAAAAAACTGAAAGACTTAGCGAAAAAGGCAGACGTTGTTTGGTTAGCTTCCGATGAAGACCGTGAAGGAGAGGCCATAGCATGGCATTTGGCAGAGCAACTAAAATTGAAGGAAGAAAATACAAAACGTATTGTTTTTAACTCTATTACTAAAAATGCCATTTTAAAAGCTATTGAAAATCCACGTACCATCAATTATAATTTAGTTGATGCGCAACAAGCGCGACGTGTGTTAGATAGAATCGTAGGGTATGAGTTATCTCCTGTATTGTGGAGAAAAGTAAAACCAGGGTTATCGGCAGGTAGAGTACAGTCGGTTGCTGTAAGACTAATTGTTGAGAGAGAAAGAGAAATTGAAAGTTTTACCCCAGAAGCATCTTACCGAGTTGATGCAGAATTTGTTAATGAAGAAGGAAAAAAGTTCAAGGCAAAACTTGCCAAGAATTTTTCAACAAAAAAAGAGGCAGAAGCTTTTTTAAACTCGTGTTTGCATGCAGAATTTTCGGTAGCTGATTTGCAAAAAAAACCAGCAAAAAAATCTCCTGCACCACCATTTACTACTTCTACGTTACAACAAGAAGCGTCGAGAAAATTAGGATTTCCTGTAGCAAAAACAATGCTGGTTGCACAGCGTTTATACGAGGCAGGTTTGATAACGTACATGAGAACAGATAGTGTAAATTTATCGAACGATGCAAAAAATGCTGCCCAAGCAGAAATCATTGCTTCGTACGGAGAAGAGTACAGCAAGCCACGTAACTACGCAACCAAATCAAAAGGAGCGCAAGAGGCGCACGAGGCGATTCGCCCTACCAACATGGAGCAACATGAAATTACAGGCGAGTATGACCAAACAAGATTGTATAGCTTAATTTGGAAGCGTACACTCGCTTCACAAATGAGTGAAGCTCAGTTAGAGCGCACCGTGGTGAAAATAGATAACGATAAGAACAAAAAGCAGTTTACAGCAAATGGAGAAGTAATTACATTTGAAGGCTTTTTAAAGGTGTACCTTGAAGGAACAGATAATGAAGAAGAAGAGCAAGCAGGAATGCTGCCGAAAATGGAAGTTAAAGAGCGATTGGTGAATGAATTGATAACAGCAACCGAGCGTTATACAAGACCTCCTGCGAGATATACAGAAGCGTCTTTAGTAAAACAGTTAGAAGAATTGGGTATTGGTCGTCCTTCTACCTATGCGCCAACTATTTCAACAATTCAACGAAGAGAGTATGTCGAAAAAGGAACTGTAGAAGGAAACGAAAGAGCGTATACACAGTTAAGTTTAGCCAATCAAGCGGTATCAGAACAAACGTTAACAGAAAGAGTAGGTTCAGAAAAAGGAAAGCTAGTTCCTACAGATATAGGAAATATTGTCAATGATTTCTTGGTCGAAAACTTCGACGCTATTTTAGATTATGGTTTCACTGCCAGAGTAGAGAATGATTTTGACGAAATTGCTGAGGGGAAAGAAGATTGGACAGCAATGATTAAAGACTTTTACAATAACTTTCATGTAGTTGTAGAAGATGTTGCTGAAAATGCCGATAGGGCGAAAGGAGAACGTTTGTTAGGAGTAGACCCCGAAAGTGGTAAAAATGTATATGTGAGATTAGGTCGTTACGGAGCTATGGTGCAAATCGGTGAAGCTACCGACGAAGAAAAACCTCGTTTTGCAAGTTTACAAGCAAATCAAACCATGAATTCCATTACCTACGAAGAGGCTATGGATTTGTTCAAATTGCCAAAGGTAGTTGGTGAATACGAAGGGAAAGAAGTGGTAGTTGCCAATGGAAGGTTTGGTCCTTATATTAAGTTTGATGGGAAGTATGTATCGTTAGATAAAGATGAAAATCCGATGTCGGTAGATATGGAGAGAGCCATCGAACTCATAGAAGCAAAAAGAAAAGCCGATGCCCCTATTGGAAACTACGAAGGCATGCCTATTCAAAAAGGTGTAGGGCGTTTCGGACCCTATATCAAATGGAATTCTATATTTATTAATGTAAATAAGAAGTATGATTTTGACAATTTAAGTCAGGCAGATCTAGAAGAGTTAATTGAAGATAAAAAACAAAAGGAACGAGAAAAGTTAATACATAATTTTGAAGAAGTCGGAATTCGTGTAGAAAAAGCACGTTGGGGTCGTTTTAATGTAATTAAGGGGAAAGTGAAAGTAGAACTTCCTAAAACCACAGAAATTGAAAAACTAACACAAGAAGAGGCGGTTAAGATGATAGAAGCAAAGTCTCCGAAGAAGAAAGCAACAAGAAAGAAAGCGGCTAAAAAAAATAAAGAAGCTTTGATAAAAAAAATAGTTTAG
- the miaB gene encoding tRNA (N6-isopentenyl adenosine(37)-C2)-methylthiotransferase MiaB → MEHVEKVIDEKKQGKALVTEHKKGNNKKLFIESYGCQMNMNDSEIVASILAEQGFNTTQTLEDADLVLVNTCSIREKAETTVRNRLQKYNHAKKHNPKMKVGVLGCMAERLKEKFLEEEKIVDLVVGPDAYRDLPNLIEEVDAGRDAVNVILSKEETYADVSPVRLNSNGVSAFVSITRGCDNMCTFCVVPFTRGRERSRDPKSIIEEIRSMQEKNFKEITLLGQNVDSYLWYGGGLKKDFKKASELAQATAVNFAQLLDMCATEFPKMRFRFSTSNPQDMTLDVIHVMAKHENICKYIHLPVQSGSNNMLKAMNRQHTREEYMELVDNIYKIVPEMALSQDMIAGFCGETEEDHLDTLDMMNYVKYSFGFMFAYSERPGTLAAKKMEDDVPLAIKKRRLQEIIDLQQEHSLYRAKEHVGKIQEVLIEGTSKKNENEWKGRNTQNTVVVFPKEHYKMGDFVNVKIEDCTSTTLKGIAVGYSENN, encoded by the coding sequence ATGGAACACGTAGAGAAAGTAATTGATGAGAAAAAACAAGGAAAAGCACTTGTTACAGAACATAAAAAAGGGAACAACAAAAAACTTTTTATTGAAAGTTATGGTTGCCAAATGAATATGAACGACAGCGAAATTGTGGCGTCGATTTTAGCTGAACAGGGTTTTAACACTACACAAACCTTAGAAGATGCAGATTTGGTGTTGGTAAATACGTGCTCGATTCGCGAAAAAGCAGAAACTACCGTTCGTAACAGACTGCAAAAATACAATCATGCAAAAAAACACAATCCGAAAATGAAAGTTGGGGTATTGGGTTGTATGGCTGAACGCTTAAAAGAGAAGTTTTTAGAGGAAGAGAAAATTGTAGATTTGGTGGTAGGTCCTGATGCCTATCGTGATTTACCTAATTTAATAGAAGAAGTAGATGCAGGTCGTGATGCTGTTAATGTTATTTTATCGAAAGAAGAAACCTATGCCGATGTTTCTCCTGTACGATTAAATTCTAACGGAGTTTCAGCATTTGTATCGATTACGCGTGGTTGTGATAATATGTGTACGTTCTGCGTGGTTCCGTTTACTCGTGGTCGTGAGCGCAGCCGTGACCCTAAGAGTATTATTGAAGAGATTCGCAGCATGCAAGAAAAAAACTTTAAAGAAATTACCTTACTGGGTCAGAATGTAGATTCTTATTTATGGTATGGTGGTGGCTTGAAAAAAGATTTTAAAAAGGCTTCTGAGTTAGCACAGGCTACCGCAGTGAATTTTGCACAATTGCTAGACATGTGTGCTACTGAGTTTCCTAAAATGCGTTTCCGTTTTTCAACTTCAAATCCGCAAGATATGACGTTGGATGTTATTCATGTGATGGCAAAACACGAAAATATTTGCAAATACATTCACTTGCCTGTTCAAAGCGGAAGCAACAATATGTTAAAAGCGATGAATCGTCAGCATACTCGCGAAGAGTATATGGAATTGGTTGACAATATTTACAAAATTGTTCCTGAAATGGCGTTGAGTCAAGATATGATTGCTGGTTTCTGTGGTGAAACTGAAGAAGACCATCTTGATACGTTAGATATGATGAACTACGTAAAGTATAGCTTCGGATTTATGTTTGCCTATTCTGAAAGACCGGGTACTTTGGCTGCAAAAAAAATGGAAGACGATGTTCCTTTAGCAATTAAAAAACGTCGTTTACAAGAAATTATCGATTTGCAACAAGAACATAGCTTGTACAGAGCTAAAGAGCATGTGGGTAAAATTCAAGAAGTATTAATTGAAGGAACCTCAAAAAAGAATGAAAATGAATGGAAAGGTCGTAATACACAAAATACCGTAGTTGTTTTTCCTAAGGAACACTATAAAATGGGTGATTTTGTAAATGTAAAAATTGAAGATTGTACGTCTACTACCTTAAAAGGAATCGCAGTAGGCTATTCTGAAAATAATTAA
- the groL gene encoding chaperonin GroEL (60 kDa chaperone family; promotes refolding of misfolded polypeptides especially under stressful conditions; forms two stacked rings of heptamers to form a barrel-shaped 14mer; ends can be capped by GroES; misfolded proteins enter the barrel where they are refolded when GroES binds), translating into MAKDIKFDVDARDGLKRGVDALANAVKVTLGPKGRNVIISKSFGAPHVTKDGVSVAKEVELEDELENMGAQMVKEVASKTNDLAGDGTTTATVLAQAIVKEGLKNVAAGANPMDLKRGIEKAVTAITEDLAKQAKEVGDSSEKIQQVASISSNNDTVIGNLIAEAFGKVGKEGVITVEEAKGTDTYVDVVEGMQFDRGYLSPYFVTDADKMIADLENPYILLFDKKISNLQEILPILEPVAQSGRPLLIVAEDVDGQALATLVVNKLRGGLKIAAVKAPGFGDRRKAMLEDIAILTGGTVISEERGFSLENATLDLLGTAETVTIDKDNTTIVNGSGDEAQIKARVNQIKAQIETTTSDYDREKLQERLAKLAGGVAVLYVGAASEVEMKEKKDRVDDALHATRAAVEEGIVAGGGVALVRAKKVLEAITTDNLDETTGIQIVNRAIESPLRTIVENAGGEGSVVINKVLEGDKDFGYDAKSETYVDMLEAGIIDPKKVTRVALENAASVAGMILTTECALVDIKEDNPGGGMPPMGGGMPGMM; encoded by the coding sequence ATGGCAAAAGATATAAAATTTGATGTAGACGCTCGCGACGGATTAAAACGTGGAGTTGATGCATTGGCAAATGCAGTAAAAGTAACCTTAGGACCTAAAGGGCGTAATGTAATTATTTCTAAATCATTCGGAGCTCCTCACGTAACTAAAGATGGAGTTTCTGTAGCAAAAGAAGTAGAGCTAGAAGATGAGTTAGAAAATATGGGAGCTCAAATGGTAAAAGAAGTAGCTTCTAAAACAAACGATTTAGCTGGTGACGGTACTACTACTGCAACCGTACTAGCACAAGCTATCGTAAAAGAAGGATTAAAAAACGTGGCTGCGGGGGCAAATCCGATGGATTTAAAACGCGGTATCGAAAAAGCGGTTACTGCGATTACTGAAGATTTAGCTAAGCAAGCAAAAGAAGTGGGTGATTCTTCAGAAAAAATTCAGCAAGTAGCTTCAATCTCTTCTAATAACGACACCGTAATTGGTAACTTAATTGCAGAAGCATTTGGTAAAGTTGGAAAAGAAGGAGTAATTACTGTTGAAGAAGCTAAAGGAACTGACACGTATGTTGATGTTGTTGAAGGAATGCAATTTGACCGTGGATACTTATCACCATACTTCGTAACCGATGCCGATAAAATGATTGCCGATTTAGAAAATCCGTATATCTTATTATTCGATAAAAAGATTTCTAACTTACAAGAAATTCTTCCAATTTTAGAGCCTGTAGCACAATCAGGAAGACCCTTATTAATTGTTGCTGAAGACGTTGACGGGCAAGCTTTAGCTACCTTAGTAGTGAACAAATTGCGTGGTGGATTGAAAATCGCTGCAGTAAAAGCTCCAGGGTTTGGTGACCGTAGAAAAGCAATGTTAGAAGACATCGCTATTTTAACAGGAGGTACGGTAATTTCTGAGGAAAGAGGTTTCTCGTTAGAAAATGCTACATTAGACTTATTAGGTACTGCTGAAACAGTGACTATTGACAAGGATAATACGACTATCGTAAACGGTTCTGGTGATGAAGCTCAAATCAAAGCTCGTGTAAACCAAATCAAAGCACAAATAGAAACGACTACTTCTGATTACGATCGCGAAAAATTACAAGAGCGTTTGGCGAAGTTAGCGGGCGGAGTGGCAGTGTTATATGTAGGTGCTGCTTCTGAAGTAGAAATGAAAGAAAAGAAAGATCGTGTTGACGATGCCTTACACGCTACAAGAGCTGCTGTAGAAGAAGGTATTGTAGCTGGTGGTGGTGTAGCTTTGGTACGTGCTAAAAAAGTATTAGAGGCAATTACTACTGATAACCTAGATGAAACTACAGGTATTCAAATCGTAAACAGAGCTATTGAATCTCCATTACGCACTATTGTTGAAAATGCAGGAGGTGAAGGTTCGGTTGTTATTAATAAAGTTTTAGAAGGCGATAAAGACTTTGGTTACGACGCGAAGTCTGAAACCTATGTAGATATGTTAGAAGCTGGTATTATCGACCCTAAAAAAGTAACACGTGTGGCATTAGAAAACGCTGCTTCTGTAGCAGGAATGATCTTAACTACGGAATGTGCTTTAGTAGACATTAAAGAAGATAACCCAGGCGGCGGAATGCCTCCAATGGGCGGTGGAATGCCAGGAATGATGTAG
- a CDS encoding LptE family protein, giving the protein MKKLFYFITFIATTIVMLGCGVYSFTGGNIGDAKTIQVDFFPNQAPLVEPTLSQRFTQDLQDLFTRQTNLTLVKAGGDLHFYGEIVDYRITPMSATAQQTAAQNRLTIVVNVNFVNALVEKDNFEKRFSYFDDYGANEQLTGEVLEAALDEILGRITQDIFNASVAKW; this is encoded by the coding sequence ATGAAAAAGCTATTTTACTTTATTACTTTTATCGCTACAACTATTGTAATGTTAGGTTGTGGAGTCTACTCTTTTACAGGAGGAAACATTGGAGATGCAAAAACAATTCAGGTTGATTTTTTTCCTAACCAAGCACCTTTAGTAGAGCCAACACTTAGTCAAAGGTTTACACAAGACTTACAAGATTTGTTTACGCGTCAAACCAATTTAACCTTGGTAAAAGCTGGTGGCGACTTGCATTTTTACGGTGAAATTGTCGACTATCGTATTACTCCAATGAGTGCCACTGCACAACAAACAGCTGCTCAAAACCGCTTAACAATTGTTGTAAATGTGAACTTTGTGAATGCTTTAGTAGAAAAAGATAATTTTGAAAAGCGTTTCTCTTATTTCGATGATTATGGGGCTAACGAACAGCTAACAGGAGAAGTTTTAGAAGCTGCCTTAGATGAAATTTTAGGACGTATTACACAAGATATTTTTAATGCCTCAGTGGCAAAATGGTAG
- the secG gene encoding preprotein translocase subunit SecG, translating to MTTYTLLLVLILIVAIALILIVMVQNPKGGGLSSSFGGGGAQNIGGVQNTNSFLDRTTWTLAITMFALILLANFAIPRGNAADAPQLDETLNNYETTTTPAAPAATDTAKDSAQ from the coding sequence ATGACAACGTATACTTTACTTTTAGTTTTAATATTGATTGTTGCAATAGCATTAATCTTAATTGTAATGGTTCAGAATCCTAAAGGTGGAGGATTATCTTCATCATTTGGAGGCGGTGGAGCTCAAAATATTGGAGGTGTACAAAATACGAATAGCTTTTTAGACAGAACTACTTGGACTTTAGCTATTACCATGTTTGCCTTAATTTTATTAGCAAATTTTGCTATTCCAAGAGGTAATGCAGCCGATGCCCCTCAATTAGATGAAACGTTAAACAATTACGAAACTACTACAACTCCTGCTGCACCAGCAGCAACTGATACTGCTAAAGATAGCGCTCAGTAG
- a CDS encoding formimidoylglutamase: MNIDFFTPIEDSVLAHAVLQSSSTLGRNIQLHTTQAGFPDLNEISVAIIGVKEDRGAVHNLGTGKELNEIRKHLYQLFPGKWNVGIADLGDIEQGNTIQDTYFAVKSSVTFLLKNSILPIIIGGGQDITYANYRAYDELEQTVNLVAVDSRFDLGTIEDELNSKSYVSKIVMEQPNNLFNFSNIGYQTYFNSQEEISLLDKLYFDAYRLGEVKDVTLVEPVMRDADVVSIDIGCVRQSEASANKNASPNGFYGEEICAIARYAGISDKVTSFGIYEYNSTLDSNFQTANLIAQMIWYFIEGVNSRAKDYPFATKESYQKFTVLLNDDDPINFYKSDKSGRWWMEINLISNNKHKRHTLIPCNYRDYEQALQQKTPERWYKALQKLV; the protein is encoded by the coding sequence ATGAATATAGACTTCTTTACCCCAATAGAAGACTCTGTACTTGCTCATGCAGTATTGCAATCTTCTTCCACACTTGGAAGAAATATTCAATTGCATACTACTCAAGCTGGCTTTCCAGATTTGAACGAGATTTCTGTAGCTATTATAGGAGTTAAAGAAGATAGAGGTGCTGTACATAATTTGGGAACGGGGAAAGAACTCAATGAAATTCGTAAACATTTATATCAACTATTTCCTGGTAAGTGGAATGTAGGTATCGCAGATCTTGGAGATATCGAACAAGGAAATACGATACAAGACACTTATTTTGCGGTTAAATCATCTGTAACATTTTTGCTTAAAAATAGCATACTACCTATAATTATAGGAGGTGGGCAAGATATAACGTATGCAAATTATAGGGCTTACGACGAATTAGAGCAAACAGTAAATCTAGTAGCGGTAGATAGCCGATTTGATTTAGGAACTATAGAAGATGAATTGAACTCTAAATCTTACGTAAGCAAGATTGTTATGGAGCAGCCCAATAATTTATTTAATTTTAGCAATATAGGGTATCAAACCTACTTTAACTCTCAAGAAGAAATAAGCTTATTAGATAAGTTGTATTTTGATGCATACCGATTGGGTGAGGTCAAAGACGTAACATTAGTTGAACCTGTTATGCGCGATGCTGACGTAGTTAGTATAGATATAGGATGCGTTCGACAGAGCGAAGCCTCTGCAAATAAAAATGCTTCTCCGAACGGTTTTTACGGAGAAGAAATATGTGCTATTGCACGTTATGCAGGAATTAGTGATAAAGTAACCTCTTTTGGTATTTACGAATACAATAGTACATTAGATTCAAACTTTCAAACAGCAAATCTAATAGCACAAATGATTTGGTATTTTATAGAAGGAGTGAATTCAAGAGCTAAAGATTATCCGTTTGCAACAAAAGAAAGTTATCAGAAGTTTACAGTACTTTTGAATGATGATGATCCAATAAACTTTTACAAAAGTGATAAAAGTGGTCGTTGGTGGATGGAAATAAATTTAATATCGAATAATAAACACAAAAGACATACGTTAATACCATGTAACTATCGAGATTATGAACAGGCACTACAACAAAAAACACCCGAACGATGGTATAAAGCCCTGCAAAAGCTTGTTTAG
- a CDS encoding sigma-54 interaction domain-containing protein, with product MENLQAIKQRFGIIGNDMQLNRAIEKAIRVAPTDISVLVTGESGVGKENIPRIIHQLSHRKHAKYIAVNCGAIPEGTIDSELFGHEKGAFTGATQTRKGYFEVADGGTIFLDEVGELPLTTQVRLLRVLENGEFIKVGSSQVQKTNVRIVAATNVNMHEAIAKEKFREDLYYRLSTIEISLPPLRERGEDIHLLFRKFAADFAQKYRMPTIRLDEDAVKMLLNYHFPGNIRQLKNIAEQVSIVEENRFITPEKLLQYLPKNRSNLPAVVGGKTTNQSDFANERDIMYKILFDMRNDINDLKKLTLDLMQNGNSEQVQEDNHRLIERIYQDQDLSEASNIEVVQIPKSSSHQSDYDYAETIEEDENLSLQEKEIEMIKKSLEKNNGKRKLAAKELGISERTLYRKIKQYDL from the coding sequence ATGGAAAATTTACAAGCTATAAAACAACGTTTTGGAATTATCGGTAACGATATGCAACTCAATCGCGCTATTGAAAAAGCGATTCGGGTGGCTCCTACTGATATTTCGGTGTTAGTTACCGGAGAAAGCGGTGTGGGAAAAGAAAACATTCCAAGAATCATTCATCAATTATCTCACAGAAAACATGCAAAATACATTGCTGTAAACTGTGGTGCGATTCCTGAAGGAACTATTGACAGTGAATTATTCGGACATGAAAAAGGAGCTTTTACAGGAGCAACGCAAACTCGTAAAGGGTATTTTGAAGTGGCAGATGGAGGTACCATTTTTCTAGATGAAGTAGGCGAACTCCCTTTAACAACACAAGTACGTTTGTTGCGCGTATTGGAAAACGGAGAGTTTATCAAAGTAGGGTCGTCTCAGGTACAAAAAACCAATGTTCGTATTGTCGCTGCAACCAACGTAAACATGCACGAAGCTATTGCCAAAGAAAAGTTTCGTGAAGACTTATACTATCGACTAAGCACTATCGAAATTTCACTTCCTCCATTGAGAGAACGTGGAGAAGATATACACTTGTTATTTAGAAAGTTTGCTGCTGATTTTGCCCAAAAATATCGAATGCCCACTATTCGACTGGATGAAGATGCGGTAAAGATGTTGTTAAACTATCATTTCCCTGGTAACATTCGTCAGCTAAAAAACATTGCCGAGCAAGTATCAATCGTTGAAGAAAACAGGTTTATTACTCCTGAAAAACTCCTTCAATATTTACCTAAAAACCGTAGTAACTTGCCTGCGGTAGTTGGAGGCAAAACAACAAATCAGTCAGATTTCGCCAACGAACGAGATATTATGTATAAAATCTTGTTTGATATGCGTAATGACATTAACGATCTAAAAAAACTAACCTTAGATTTAATGCAAAATGGCAATTCTGAACAAGTCCAAGAGGATAACCATCGTTTAATTGAACGTATTTATCAAGACCAAGACTTGTCGGAAGCTTCAAATATAGAAGTTGTACAAATACCAAAATCATCTTCTCATCAAAGTGATTATGACTATGCAGAAACCATTGAAGAAGATGAGAATTTATCCTTACAAGAAAAAGAAATTGAAATGATAAAAAAATCTCTCGAAAAGAATAATGGAAAGCGTAAGTTAGCTGCCAAAGAATTAGGAATTTCAGAAAGAACTTTATATCGAAAAATAAAACAGTACGACTTGTAA
- a CDS encoding co-chaperone GroES gives MGLNIKPLADRVLVEPAAAETTTASGIIIPDNAKEKPQKGTIVAVGNGTKDEPLTVNVGDTVLYGKYAGTELKLEGKDYLIMRESDIFAII, from the coding sequence ATGGGATTAAACATTAAACCTTTAGCAGATAGAGTTCTTGTAGAACCAGCTGCAGCAGAAACTACTACAGCATCAGGAATCATCATTCCTGACAACGCAAAGGAAAAACCACAAAAAGGAACTATCGTTGCCGTTGGAAACGGAACCAAAGACGAACCTTTAACGGTTAACGTTGGTGATACTGTTTTATACGGAAAGTACGCTGGTACTGAGCTCAAATTGGAAGGAAAAGATTATCTAATCATGAGAGAAAGCGACATCTTCGCTATTATCTAA